The Nocardia sp. XZ_19_385 genome window below encodes:
- a CDS encoding DNA polymerase domain-containing protein: MSASAEIETDGRIVTISNPDKVYFTKRGETKLDLVRYYQAVAEPFLGIVRDRPLLLERYPDGASGKSWFQKRVPKTAPDWLHTVEVSTPNGTTSDALVAHDLAHILWAVNQGCLGFHVWPTHAGADAESTAPPVFDAAGTELPPTGVTDELRIDLDPSPGITLDDLKFAAFRTRDLLAELGIDSRVKTSGSRGLHIYALLEPKWDGYQVRAAAVALARELERRHTEQITAAWWKEERGNRVFVDFNQNAPHRTVFGAWCVRPKVGAQVSTPIAWSELDAVVPEELTIATVPARLAEVGDPWADRKPQSIAPLLEMSERDMAAGLMDAPWPPVYPKMPNEPPRVQPSKAKKETS, from the coding sequence ATGAGCGCGTCGGCCGAGATCGAAACCGACGGCCGGATCGTCACCATCAGCAACCCGGACAAGGTGTATTTCACCAAACGCGGTGAGACCAAACTGGATCTGGTGCGCTACTACCAGGCCGTCGCGGAACCGTTCCTCGGCATCGTGCGGGACCGGCCGCTGCTGCTGGAGCGCTATCCCGATGGCGCTTCGGGCAAGTCGTGGTTCCAGAAGCGGGTGCCGAAGACCGCGCCGGACTGGCTGCACACCGTCGAGGTGTCCACGCCGAACGGCACCACCAGTGACGCGCTGGTGGCCCACGATCTCGCGCACATCCTGTGGGCGGTCAACCAGGGCTGCTTGGGTTTTCACGTGTGGCCCACCCATGCGGGCGCGGACGCCGAGAGCACGGCTCCGCCCGTCTTCGATGCCGCCGGGACCGAACTTCCGCCCACCGGCGTCACCGACGAACTGCGCATCGACCTGGATCCCTCGCCCGGCATCACCCTCGACGATCTGAAGTTCGCCGCGTTCCGCACCCGGGACCTGCTCGCCGAACTCGGCATCGACTCCCGGGTCAAGACCTCGGGGTCACGCGGCCTGCACATCTACGCCCTGCTGGAACCGAAGTGGGACGGCTACCAGGTCCGCGCGGCCGCGGTGGCCCTCGCCCGGGAACTGGAACGCCGCCACACCGAGCAGATCACCGCGGCCTGGTGGAAAGAGGAACGCGGCAACCGGGTGTTCGTCGACTTCAACCAGAACGCCCCGCACCGCACGGTTTTCGGCGCCTGGTGCGTGCGGCCCAAGGTCGGCGCGCAGGTCTCCACCCCGATCGCCTGGTCGGAACTGGACGCCGTGGTGCCGGAGGAGCTGACCATCGCCACCGTGCCCGCGCGGCTGGCCGAAGTGGGTGACCCCTGGGCCGATCGCAAGCCGCAGTCCATCGCGCCGCTGCTGGAGATGTCGGAGCGGGATATGGCGGCCGGACTCATGGACGCGCCGTGGCCGCCGGTGTACCCGAAGATGCCGAATGAGCCGCCGCGAGTGCAGCCGAGTAAAGCGAAGAAGGAAACCTCCTAG
- a CDS encoding alpha/beta fold hydrolase: protein MTEPQGTHRPQRQTLVPAAGGELAVFEWGDPAGEPLVLVHGLSDTHQVWAEVATLLADGFRVISYDVRGHGQSPKPVALREYRLDRLAADFFAVIDAVSPGRPVHVCGHGWGAVQAWEAMCDERANTRIASFTAISGPNLDHVGMTLRELISQPTRAAQLITDRKFWRHGPTTAQAAARRLAYPPRVRTWLIERLGGIPRTYAPIAPTLRSDLVAGVRIARANLAHHLLRPRVRRTAVPVQLVVDTTDVLVPPFLYYGSAQWVDRLWRFGIPADHWLPSTEPLLVAEALANFIEDLHDSDAPISHS from the coding sequence ATGACCGAACCGCAAGGCACCCACCGCCCGCAGCGACAGACCCTGGTGCCCGCGGCGGGCGGCGAGCTCGCCGTTTTCGAATGGGGCGACCCCGCGGGCGAACCACTGGTTCTCGTGCACGGGCTCTCCGACACCCATCAGGTCTGGGCCGAAGTCGCGACGCTGCTCGCCGACGGATTCCGGGTCATCAGCTACGACGTGCGCGGGCACGGACAGTCACCGAAACCCGTTGCGCTGCGCGAGTACCGGCTCGACCGGCTGGCGGCGGACTTCTTCGCCGTGATCGACGCGGTGAGCCCGGGACGGCCGGTGCACGTCTGCGGACACGGCTGGGGCGCGGTGCAGGCCTGGGAGGCGATGTGCGACGAGCGCGCCAACACCCGGATCGCCTCGTTCACCGCGATCTCCGGACCGAACCTCGACCACGTCGGGATGACGCTGCGGGAGTTGATATCTCAGCCAACGCGCGCCGCACAACTGATCACCGACCGCAAGTTCTGGCGGCACGGGCCGACAACCGCGCAGGCCGCCGCCCGCCGCCTCGCCTACCCACCCCGGGTACGAACCTGGCTGATCGAACGCCTCGGCGGTATCCCCCGCACCTACGCCCCGATCGCGCCCACACTGCGCTCAGATCTCGTTGCGGGCGTACGCATCGCGCGCGCCAACCTGGCCCACCACCTGCTGCGGCCGCGAGTGCGCCGGACCGCAGTGCCGGTGCAACTGGTCGTCGACACCACCGATGTCCTCGTGCCGCCATTCCTGTATTACGGCAGCGCCCAATGGGTGGATCGCCTGTGGCGCTTCGGCATTCCCGCCGATCACTGGCTGCCCTCGACCGAGCCACTGCTGGTCGCCGAGGCACTCGCCAACTTCATCGAGGACCTGCACGACAGCGACGCGCCAATCTCGCACTCCTAG
- a CDS encoding nuclear transport factor 2 family protein, whose protein sequence is MTVSNDFQARTDRIEADEAEIRRQIDKVIEGLRAKDLAALKQLYTTDVVSFDVEPPLQHVGIAAKLDNWSRVFLFFETLTYEVRDLTLTVGDDVAFGHGFGRLRGTLRNGAATNGMWVRVTYGMRKIAGTWLIAHDQVSVPLDIASGKGVIDLEP, encoded by the coding sequence ATGACCGTATCCAACGACTTTCAGGCACGCACCGACCGCATCGAGGCGGACGAAGCCGAGATTCGCAGGCAAATCGACAAGGTGATCGAAGGGCTGCGCGCCAAGGATCTCGCGGCCCTGAAGCAGCTGTACACCACCGACGTCGTTTCCTTCGACGTCGAGCCGCCGCTCCAGCATGTCGGGATCGCGGCGAAACTCGACAACTGGTCGAGAGTGTTCCTGTTCTTCGAGACTCTGACCTACGAGGTTCGCGATCTGACCCTCACCGTCGGCGACGATGTGGCCTTCGGGCACGGCTTCGGTCGTCTGCGCGGCACGCTGCGGAACGGGGCGGCAACGAACGGTATGTGGGTCCGGGTCACCTACGGCATGCGGAAGATCGCCGGCACCTGGTTGATCGCACACGACCAGGTCTCGGTGCCGCTCGACATCGCGAGCGGCAAAGGGGTGATCGACCTCGAACCCTGA
- a CDS encoding cold-shock protein has product MSIGKLVSFDSSRGFGFIRPEDGGPDVFVHVNDIGLDEDELRQGRVFEFDVTEGDRGPKAVNLTAVGGQPNTPAPRHKKDRTVTGSLSAAEHKRLITELLLDASPALTAGEILTIRDRLTAFAEQHGWLD; this is encoded by the coding sequence GTGTCCATCGGGAAATTGGTGTCGTTCGACAGTTCTCGGGGGTTCGGTTTCATCCGGCCGGAAGACGGTGGTCCGGATGTGTTCGTGCACGTGAACGACATCGGCCTCGACGAAGACGAGCTGCGCCAAGGCCGGGTATTCGAATTCGATGTCACCGAGGGCGACCGGGGGCCGAAGGCGGTCAATCTGACTGCGGTCGGCGGCCAGCCGAATACTCCCGCTCCCCGCCATAAGAAAGACCGTACGGTCACCGGGAGTCTGTCTGCCGCCGAACACAAACGCCTGATCACCGAACTTTTGCTGGATGCCAGCCCCGCGTTGACCGCGGGGGAGATCCTCACCATCCGGGATCGATTGACCGCCTTCGCCGAGCAGCACGGCTGGCTGGACTGA
- a CDS encoding flotillin family protein, producing MLGYHVPDPDEAMLVSGAKVKDNAPFRVVIGRGMWVIPLFRKVRYLSLAMFESEIRERCVTKQAIQLDVRAVIAFKVANDTQSIVNAAQRFLSEQEQEMSVLTGRIFSGHLRSIVGSMTVEEIIRERQKLADEVLVASKVEMSNIGLWVDSFQIQSIDDGNLGYINALAAPHNAAVQRDAQIAQAQAAQRAAEAEQESQRRQAEYARETAVLKAQYQRDIDKANAETAQAGPLAQAIALQEVLTAQAAQARKEAELREQQLQAEIVKPAEAEAERVRILAVAEADRTRIQAEAAASNNRIALDQLLIEQLPEIVKQASVGLSNANLTVLNGPDGVSEMVNGMVGQGLTVFNSLQKALSNNDEGKTELK from the coding sequence GTGCTGGGCTATCACGTGCCGGATCCGGACGAGGCGATGCTGGTCAGCGGCGCCAAGGTCAAGGACAACGCGCCGTTCAGGGTGGTGATCGGACGCGGCATGTGGGTGATTCCGCTGTTCCGCAAGGTGCGCTATCTGTCGCTGGCGATGTTCGAGTCCGAGATCAGGGAGCGCTGCGTCACCAAGCAGGCGATCCAGCTCGACGTGCGCGCGGTGATCGCGTTCAAAGTCGCCAACGACACGCAGTCGATCGTGAATGCGGCGCAACGCTTCCTGTCGGAGCAAGAACAGGAGATGTCGGTGCTCACCGGCCGGATCTTCTCCGGTCATCTGCGCTCCATCGTCGGCTCGATGACGGTCGAGGAGATCATCCGGGAGCGCCAGAAGCTCGCCGACGAGGTACTGGTCGCCTCGAAGGTGGAGATGAGCAACATCGGCCTGTGGGTCGATTCGTTCCAGATCCAGTCCATCGACGACGGCAACCTCGGCTACATCAATGCCCTGGCCGCGCCGCACAACGCGGCCGTGCAACGGGACGCGCAGATCGCCCAGGCGCAGGCCGCGCAGCGAGCGGCGGAGGCCGAGCAGGAGTCGCAGCGCCGGCAGGCGGAGTACGCCCGGGAGACGGCCGTGCTGAAGGCGCAGTACCAGCGCGATATCGACAAGGCGAACGCCGAGACGGCGCAGGCCGGCCCGCTGGCCCAGGCCATTGCGCTGCAGGAGGTGCTCACCGCACAGGCCGCGCAGGCCCGCAAAGAGGCGGAATTGCGCGAGCAGCAGCTGCAGGCCGAAATCGTGAAACCGGCCGAGGCCGAAGCCGAGCGGGTGCGCATTCTGGCGGTGGCCGAGGCCGATCGCACCCGGATCCAGGCCGAGGCGGCGGCGTCCAACAACCGGATCGCGCTGGATCAGTTGCTGATCGAGCAGCTGCCGGAAATTGTGAAGCAGGCGTCAGTCGGACTGTCGAACGCCAATCTCACGGTGCTCAACGGACCGGACGGTGTCAGCGAAATGGTGAATGGAATGGTCGGTCAGGGATTGACCGTCTTCAACTCCTTGCAAAAGGCGCTTTCGAACAACGACGAAGGAAAAACGGAGCTAAAGTGA
- a CDS encoding ATP-dependent DNA ligase, producing the protein MDLPVMPPVKPMLSKSAPSVPSGPGFSYEPKWDGFRCIVFRDGDEVELGSRNDRPLTRYFPEVAELLKQALPEKCVVDGEIVMVTEDGLDFDTLQNRLHPAASRVAKLAVETPASFVAFDLLALGDKDLTEEPFTERRRLLETILDTEPARVHLTPITQDPEVAQDWFTRFEGAGFDGVMVKANDEAYLQDKRVMLKVKHERTADCVVAGFRWHKDGEGVGSLLLGLFDEEGILHHVGVASSFTKARRAELVDELKPLRENALENHPWRQWADMAAQAKADGKMPGGVSRWTGGKDLSWEALRTELVAEVRYEHVQSGRLRHGGRLVRFRTDRTPESCTYAQLEEVAPAELSAIFSEARK; encoded by the coding sequence GTGGACCTGCCGGTGATGCCACCCGTGAAACCGATGTTGTCCAAGTCGGCGCCGTCGGTGCCGAGCGGCCCGGGCTTCAGTTATGAGCCGAAATGGGACGGGTTCCGCTGCATCGTGTTCCGCGACGGCGACGAGGTCGAACTCGGCTCCCGCAACGATCGCCCGCTCACCCGGTATTTTCCCGAGGTCGCCGAACTGCTGAAGCAGGCGCTGCCGGAGAAATGCGTGGTGGACGGCGAAATCGTGATGGTCACCGAGGACGGCCTGGATTTCGACACCTTGCAGAACCGGCTGCACCCGGCCGCCTCGCGGGTCGCCAAGCTGGCCGTCGAGACGCCCGCCAGCTTCGTCGCCTTCGACCTGCTGGCCCTCGGCGACAAAGACCTGACCGAGGAGCCGTTCACCGAGCGCAGAAGGCTCCTGGAGACGATTCTCGACACCGAACCAGCCCGCGTGCACTTGACGCCGATCACCCAGGATCCGGAGGTGGCGCAGGACTGGTTCACCCGGTTCGAGGGCGCGGGCTTCGACGGGGTGATGGTCAAAGCCAACGACGAGGCCTACTTGCAGGACAAGCGCGTGATGCTGAAGGTCAAGCACGAGCGCACCGCCGACTGCGTAGTGGCCGGGTTCCGCTGGCACAAGGATGGCGAAGGCGTGGGTTCACTGCTGCTCGGCCTGTTCGACGAAGAAGGCATTTTGCACCATGTCGGAGTCGCGAGCAGCTTCACCAAGGCGCGGCGCGCGGAACTGGTCGACGAGCTGAAACCGTTGCGCGAGAACGCGTTGGAGAACCATCCGTGGCGCCAGTGGGCCGATATGGCTGCCCAGGCCAAAGCCGACGGCAAGATGCCGGGCGGGGTGAGCCGCTGGACCGGCGGCAAGGACCTGTCCTGGGAGGCGTTGCGCACGGAGCTGGTGGCCGAGGTCCGCTACGAGCACGTGCAGTCGGGCCGGCTGCGGCACGGCGGCAGGCTGGTGCGCTTCCGCACCGACCGCACGCCCGAATCCTGCACCTACGCCCAGCTCGAAGAGGTCGCACCGGCCGAGCTGAGCGCCATCTTCAGTGAGGCGAGAAAATGA
- a CDS encoding TetR/AcrR family transcriptional regulator, producing the protein MPRSSARSAPSTITRSEIVDAAIRVIDRDGPRPSMDDIAREARITKPRLYRQFADKADLYTEIGNRLAKSAATAAGSDLTLILQPPRVALGRVLTAYADSILAHPNVFRFLGQAQVTQQSDGSVLQFDLGRAAASRFSAQAREIAESLAIDPSGIDYLARAVVGVVVAITDLWLGDAGRPAPERTAEFVEQAGEFVWGLVDGFLRRQGITADPDTPILSVLNAVDRSDRTAG; encoded by the coding sequence GTGCCCCGCTCCTCCGCCCGATCCGCACCGAGCACCATCACCCGCTCGGAGATCGTCGACGCCGCGATCCGCGTGATCGACCGCGACGGCCCGCGCCCGAGCATGGACGACATCGCCCGCGAGGCCCGCATCACCAAACCCCGCCTGTACCGCCAATTCGCCGACAAGGCCGACCTCTACACCGAAATCGGCAACCGGCTGGCCAAATCCGCCGCCACCGCCGCGGGCAGCGACCTGACCTTGATCCTGCAACCGCCCCGGGTCGCCCTGGGCCGCGTGCTCACCGCCTACGCCGACAGCATCCTGGCTCACCCCAACGTCTTCCGCTTCCTCGGCCAAGCCCAGGTCACCCAGCAGTCCGACGGCTCGGTCCTGCAGTTCGACCTGGGCCGCGCCGCCGCGAGCCGCTTCTCCGCGCAGGCCCGCGAGATCGCCGAATCCCTGGCCATCGATCCTTCGGGCATCGACTATCTCGCGCGCGCCGTCGTCGGTGTCGTCGTGGCGATCACCGACCTGTGGCTCGGCGACGCCGGCCGTCCCGCACCCGAGCGCACGGCCGAATTCGTCGAGCAGGCAGGCGAATTCGTCTGGGGCCTGGTCGACGGATTCCTCCGCCGCCAAGGCATCACGGCCGACCCGGACACCCCGATCCTCAGCGTGCTCAACGCGGTCGACCGCTCCGACCGCACCGCCGGCTGA